The proteins below are encoded in one region of Syntrophotalea carbinolica DSM 2380:
- a CDS encoding ferritin-like domain-containing protein, which produces MPKLPDAAIQEAIKSSLQTEKNAMNFYRMAAGHMQRPQAKQLFELLASEERAHARHFFDLYKGDDLPPFDEYMDQSLKEDQDYLLQQEKALLADLRIRKAMELAMEKEQALEKELRAIAEKIADEEVRRIYLDNAESTRRHFLMIESEYAHLMAMVHETDIDTFVRE; this is translated from the coding sequence ATGCCCAAATTGCCCGATGCCGCCATCCAGGAAGCCATCAAGAGTTCCCTGCAAACCGAAAAAAACGCCATGAACTTTTACCGCATGGCCGCCGGCCACATGCAGCGTCCCCAAGCCAAACAGCTCTTTGAGCTGCTGGCCAGCGAAGAGCGTGCGCATGCCCGGCACTTCTTTGATCTCTACAAGGGCGATGACCTGCCGCCGTTCGACGAGTACATGGATCAGAGCCTGAAAGAAGATCAGGACTATCTGCTGCAGCAGGAAAAGGCCCTGCTGGCCGACCTGCGCATTCGCAAGGCGATGGAACTGGCGATGGAAAAAGAACAAGCTCTGGAGAAAGAACTTCGCGCCATCGCGGAAAAAATCGCCGACGAGGAAGTCCGGCGTATCTATCTTGACAACGCCGAATCGACCCGCCGCCACTTCCTCATGATCGAATCGGAATATGCGCATCTCATGGCGATGGTGCACGAAACGGACATCGACACTTTTGTGCGGGAATAA
- a CDS encoding c-type cytochrome, whose protein sequence is MKWIASLLLVCMVLGAQQGSALVSEARPGIVYRDQVMFLDKKLVTAGSVAWVTLAYNDPRASRDCSNVIDVFNGRSLFAQIPEKSWVLVDFALRSLVIQAGFAGDADVSRVVLCADERSCRDMQGKSRESTQKEQPQVVPPADLEEASQRMSLGRQLIKAARCRGCHVVEGFGAKHAPSLTWRRAKYQPGWLMAYLSKPYRLRPAMTSLMMLRYTSPLAQPSLQPEELVLVADFLQRSAWFSPPAGRFRMEPWETYSCQPCHARLYAERPLRFAPTPVPTAARAELKKYGAAQSCLACHAFGDMQTAASWSGPPYPYPMAPDLLLALEKLRLDYFVDYLRDPTYLQPGSAMPRLDFTEAQIQQIKAWGGEVQRLIREDVLQPLHRYYQMQKRP, encoded by the coding sequence ATGAAGTGGATCGCATCATTGTTGCTGGTGTGCATGGTGCTGGGGGCGCAGCAAGGTTCAGCCCTGGTTTCCGAAGCACGGCCAGGGATCGTTTATCGCGATCAGGTCATGTTTCTGGATAAAAAACTGGTGACGGCGGGAAGCGTGGCTTGGGTAACCCTCGCCTATAACGACCCCCGGGCCTCCCGGGATTGCAGTAATGTCATCGATGTCTTCAACGGTCGGAGTCTGTTCGCGCAGATCCCCGAAAAAAGCTGGGTACTGGTCGATTTTGCGTTGCGCAGTCTGGTGATTCAGGCGGGTTTTGCCGGCGATGCGGATGTCTCCAGGGTCGTTTTGTGTGCCGATGAGCGAAGCTGTCGGGACATGCAGGGGAAAAGTCGGGAGTCTACGCAAAAGGAGCAACCTCAGGTCGTGCCCCCCGCCGATCTGGAAGAGGCCAGTCAGCGTATGAGCCTGGGACGGCAATTGATCAAGGCGGCGCGTTGTCGCGGTTGTCATGTTGTCGAAGGGTTCGGGGCGAAGCATGCTCCGAGTTTGACCTGGCGGCGTGCCAAGTATCAACCCGGTTGGCTGATGGCCTATTTGTCGAAGCCCTACCGATTGCGGCCGGCCATGACTTCGCTGATGATGTTGCGCTATACCTCGCCTCTCGCACAACCGAGTCTGCAGCCTGAGGAGCTTGTGCTGGTGGCGGATTTTCTTCAACGGTCGGCCTGGTTCAGTCCTCCTGCCGGGCGTTTTCGGATGGAGCCCTGGGAAACCTATTCATGCCAACCCTGCCACGCGCGTTTGTATGCAGAACGCCCCTTGCGCTTTGCTCCAACTCCTGTGCCGACGGCGGCGCGTGCAGAGTTGAAAAAGTATGGAGCGGCGCAGTCCTGCCTGGCCTGCCACGCCTTCGGTGACATGCAGACCGCGGCATCATGGTCCGGGCCACCTTATCCGTATCCCATGGCCCCGGATCTGTTGCTGGCTTTGGAAAAATTACGTCTCGATTATTTTGTCGATTACCTGCGGGATCCCACTTACCTGCAGCCGGGCTCCGCCATGCCGCGCCTCGACTTCACAGAAGCGCAGATTCAGCAGATAAAAGCGTGGGGCGGTGAAGTGCAACGCCTTATCCGGGAAGATGTTCTGCAGCCCCTGCATCGCTATTACCAGATGCAAAAACGCCCCTGA
- the mobB gene encoding molybdopterin-guanine dinucleotide biosynthesis protein B gives MRPAIVSIAAKSGTGKTTLVVKLIAELKQRGYKVGAIKHDAHNFSMDREGKDSWRFTQAGADTMMVTSKEKLAIIKQNPDQQEPPVRESITRYFGDMDIVITEGFKKNDFPKIEVHRKERSPRLLYRDDSYDSTLIAVASDSPLQLDVPVFELDDALSICDFIEERFLSDRRKQ, from the coding sequence ATGCGCCCTGCAATCGTATCCATTGCCGCCAAAAGCGGTACCGGCAAAACCACCCTGGTGGTCAAACTGATCGCGGAACTGAAGCAACGCGGTTACAAGGTCGGCGCCATCAAACACGATGCCCACAACTTCTCCATGGACCGAGAAGGCAAGGATTCCTGGCGGTTCACCCAGGCCGGGGCCGACACCATGATGGTTACATCCAAAGAAAAACTGGCCATCATCAAACAAAACCCCGATCAGCAGGAACCTCCGGTGAGGGAGTCCATCACACGTTATTTCGGCGATATGGACATCGTCATCACCGAAGGTTTCAAAAAAAATGATTTTCCCAAGATCGAGGTCCACCGCAAGGAACGCAGTCCCCGTCTGCTCTATCGCGACGACAGCTACGATTCGACTTTGATAGCCGTCGCCTCGGATTCACCCCTGCAACTCGATGTACCGGTATTCGAGCTCGATGACGCTCTGAGCATCTGTGATTTTATTGAAGAACGCTTTCTCAGCGATAGACGTAAACAATAA
- a CDS encoding arylesterase, with translation MTKRSVRILAFGDSLTAGWGVEPPSSVPACLEASLQKQGIATTFINEGIPGDTTVGALKRFDAALACDPDLVILELGANDNRQAIPLDRTRANLNSMLQTLCDRQIPTLFAGICLLRDLGPEYNAGFQALFAELATHHKVVFYPDYLEGVAGHPALLQKDQLHPNLAGTQKIARRLLPLVTDMIRKFETDQSAPL, from the coding sequence ATGACCAAACGATCCGTTCGCATTCTGGCTTTTGGCGACAGTTTAACAGCCGGTTGGGGTGTAGAGCCCCCCAGCAGCGTACCCGCCTGCCTGGAAGCCTCCTTGCAGAAGCAGGGCATCGCAACCACCTTTATCAACGAAGGTATCCCGGGAGACACCACTGTGGGAGCATTGAAACGCTTTGATGCGGCGCTTGCCTGCGATCCCGACCTGGTCATTCTCGAACTGGGAGCCAACGACAACCGGCAGGCCATTCCACTGGATCGCACCAGAGCTAATCTCAACAGCATGCTCCAGACGCTGTGCGACAGACAGATCCCGACTCTGTTTGCCGGCATCTGCCTGCTGCGCGATCTCGGCCCGGAATATAATGCCGGCTTTCAGGCGCTTTTCGCAGAACTGGCCACACACCACAAAGTGGTTTTTTACCCCGACTACCTCGAGGGAGTCGCCGGCCACCCCGCGTTATTGCAAAAAGATCAACTGCACCCCAACCTGGCGGGAACGCAGAAAATCGCACGCCGCCTTCTGCCCCTGGTCACCGACATGATCCGCAAGTTCGAGACGGACCAATCAGCGCCCCTGTGA
- a CDS encoding RT0821/Lpp0805 family surface protein, with the protein MKKLLALCCAFLLFATGCYGPMGPKESGGTLIGAGTGALIGSQIGGGRGTLVAVAVGTLAGALLGQEVGRSLDRADQLAMQQNAQYALEYTPTRQSTTWRNPDSGNYGSITPIETYQTPNGQYCREYLQNVIIGGQQQQAYGTACRQPDGNWKIIR; encoded by the coding sequence ATGAAAAAACTTCTGGCTTTATGCTGCGCTTTTCTGCTTTTTGCCACCGGCTGCTACGGCCCCATGGGGCCCAAGGAATCCGGCGGCACGTTGATCGGTGCCGGCACCGGCGCACTGATCGGCTCTCAAATCGGCGGCGGCCGCGGTACCCTGGTTGCGGTGGCGGTCGGCACCTTGGCCGGAGCCCTGCTTGGCCAGGAAGTCGGCAGATCTCTCGACCGGGCGGACCAGTTGGCCATGCAGCAAAATGCCCAGTATGCCCTGGAGTACACCCCGACCCGCCAATCGACCACCTGGCGCAATCCCGACTCGGGCAATTACGGCAGCATCACTCCCATCGAGACCTATCAGACACCAAACGGCCAGTACTGCCGCGAATACCTGCAGAATGTGATCATTGGCGGACAACAGCAACAGGCCTACGGCACGGCGTGCCGCCAGCCGGACGGCAACTGGAAAATCATTCGCTGA
- a CDS encoding ABC transporter permease translates to MKKGIRNSDRPPLPEHICRILQNDAEILSLSFAGKLDAAATALLWKPLLELAHQTAPRLLLIEADQINYCDGAGIGLFMELARQQQKRQQRFELKGLKEEFARLWSLYRPEDFMDLRGSRPHPCCLPEEIGRQACLAGQGIVDMARFTGELTSALLHAARHPRSVRWPEVWLVMEKAGVNSLPIVGLISFLIGLIMAFQATIPMRQFGVEIYVANLTALSMLRELGPLMTALLLAGRSSSAFAAELGTMKINEEIDALTTMGLAPIPFLVVTRVLATVIILPLLSLFANLMGLIGGAVVLLSLGYPLVTYTNQVKAAVNLGDLTGGLVKTLVFALIVAGVGCLYGLKTRSGASAVGDSATRAVVSGIILIVVADGLFAVVYYFLGI, encoded by the coding sequence ATGAAAAAAGGCATCCGAAATTCCGACCGGCCGCCCCTTCCCGAACACATCTGCCGGATTCTGCAGAACGATGCGGAGATACTATCCCTATCCTTCGCCGGGAAACTCGATGCGGCAGCCACAGCCCTGCTGTGGAAGCCCCTGCTCGAGCTCGCCCACCAAACGGCTCCACGACTTTTGCTCATCGAAGCTGATCAGATCAACTACTGCGACGGCGCCGGCATCGGCCTGTTCATGGAACTGGCCCGACAACAGCAAAAGCGTCAACAGCGCTTTGAACTGAAGGGCCTGAAAGAGGAATTCGCCCGGCTCTGGAGCCTCTACCGTCCGGAAGATTTCATGGATCTCCGAGGCAGTCGCCCGCACCCCTGCTGCCTGCCCGAAGAAATCGGGCGGCAGGCCTGCCTGGCCGGACAAGGGATAGTTGACATGGCCCGGTTTACGGGAGAATTGACCAGCGCCCTGTTGCACGCTGCGCGGCACCCCCGCTCCGTACGCTGGCCCGAGGTCTGGCTGGTTATGGAAAAAGCCGGAGTCAACTCCCTCCCCATCGTCGGTCTGATCAGTTTTCTGATCGGTCTGATCATGGCTTTTCAGGCGACCATCCCCATGCGTCAGTTTGGCGTGGAAATCTATGTCGCCAACCTGACCGCACTGTCCATGCTGCGCGAACTCGGTCCCCTGATGACGGCACTGCTGTTGGCCGGACGCTCCAGTTCCGCCTTTGCCGCCGAATTGGGCACCATGAAAATCAACGAGGAAATCGATGCCTTGACGACCATGGGACTGGCGCCCATCCCCTTTCTTGTCGTCACCCGGGTGCTGGCCACCGTCATCATTCTGCCTTTGCTGAGTTTGTTCGCCAACCTGATGGGTTTGATCGGCGGTGCCGTGGTGCTGCTGTCCCTGGGGTATCCCCTGGTTACCTACACCAATCAGGTCAAAGCCGCGGTCAATCTGGGAGATCTGACTGGCGGACTGGTGAAAACCCTGGTTTTCGCCCTGATCGTGGCGGGGGTCGGCTGTCTTTACGGTCTCAAAACCCGCAGCGGGGCCAGTGCGGTAGGGGACTCCGCCACCCGGGCGGTGGTCTCCGGCATCATCCTGATCGTGGTTGCCGATGGCCTTTTTGCGGTGGTTTACTATTTCCTGGGGATCTAA
- a CDS encoding ABC transporter ATP-binding protein, with amino-acid sequence MSETQDTIIEVKNLTVGYDDNVVLQDVSFDVRRGEIFVVLGGSGCGKSTLLKNMIGLYRPLKGEILFSGQDMATAEGKRRRELLRSFGVMYQSGALFGSLTLMENVRLPLEEFTDLPSPAMDLVAAMKLQLVGLGGFGHYLPSELSGGMRKRAAIARAMVLDPQILFLDEPTAGLDPIISAEMDQLVLQLAQSLNMTFVIVTHELPSIYAIADRVIMLDRRTRGIVAAGPPDELREASTDPWVQAFFRRETLPASAQQEGGPSHE; translated from the coding sequence ATGTCTGAGACGCAAGATACCATCATCGAGGTTAAAAACCTGACCGTCGGCTATGACGACAATGTGGTTCTGCAAGACGTGTCTTTCGATGTCAGGCGGGGAGAAATCTTTGTAGTGCTGGGCGGATCGGGCTGCGGCAAAAGCACCCTGCTCAAAAATATGATCGGACTGTATCGCCCGCTTAAGGGAGAAATCCTTTTTAGTGGCCAAGACATGGCCACAGCGGAGGGGAAGCGACGGCGGGAACTGCTGCGTTCTTTCGGTGTCATGTATCAAAGCGGCGCCCTGTTCGGCTCCTTGACCCTGATGGAAAACGTGCGGCTGCCGCTGGAAGAGTTCACCGATCTGCCAAGCCCGGCCATGGACCTGGTCGCCGCCATGAAACTGCAACTGGTCGGCCTTGGCGGTTTCGGACATTATCTGCCGTCGGAACTGAGCGGCGGCATGCGCAAACGCGCCGCTATCGCCCGGGCCATGGTTCTCGATCCGCAGATCCTGTTTCTGGATGAACCGACGGCGGGCCTGGATCCTATCATTTCGGCAGAAATGGATCAGCTGGTCCTGCAACTGGCCCAGAGTCTGAACATGACGTTTGTTATCGTCACCCACGAACTGCCCAGCATCTATGCCATCGCCGACCGGGTCATCATGCTGGACCGACGCACCAGAGGCATTGTCGCTGCCGGGCCACCGGACGAACTGCGCGAGGCCAGTACAGATCCCTGGGTGCAGGCTTTTTTCCGCCGGGAAACACTCCCGGCATCTGCTCAACAGGAAGGCGGACCATCGCATGAGTGA